The following coding sequences lie in one Phalacrocorax aristotelis chromosome 4, bGulAri2.1, whole genome shotgun sequence genomic window:
- the TTC31 gene encoding tetratricopeptide repeat protein 31 isoform X1 has product MRETGGAGTGRGGSGLGAAAAACPWGCVLGPGGWSGAAFCPWHFPLSAAAAERTHWQAASRPPDRSDMGEASGARDAFSHGPGFWYSPRRVEESVEDEEDERIGFSQHWDVSSEDSDAPYNFCGFKKSFLCEATLPTHPQHSIHDMPMLPVPWQYSLTAEEAERNAQELVAEEERIKRKAEKKKLKKKKQKDRKKREKLVQELQSKQETELNTSSLSSTVGTRHPQNSNDEEGEHWPGPNPSPCLGDNAASSGEEGGGQSARAEEMEDELDLSCTFIFKARQKAGVRLPAPGKEKPARMDVTEPGKRVPGKASEPSLPCLPKPSPPSLPAPQAPESVTLDTSMVEQSLILAGRGNEAAQKGRYAEAVQAFTEAVKLNPREHRLFGNRSYCYEKLRCYAEALRDAQVSLRLQPRWLKGLFRKGKALRGLKRYAEAASTFEELLRLDGANADAAAQLEACRALLRQSSPGGVPVSLSLLEAGEPPLPSSGEWVSESCGDTDTSDFVTVVSSRSQAKGQGRAVASSQQTLPPTHPARDCYPLWVGNITPRISKKVLQNSFSRFGEIRFIRMLPERRCAFINYAQKKAAEMAYAAMQDAEVEGSRLVLQLKHPSHATPSPQRYLEPHGEVRALPRGLL; this is encoded by the exons ATGCGGGAGACGGGCGGGGCTGGGACTGgccggggcggctccgggctcggggccgccgccgccgcctgccccTGGGGCTGCGTGCTGGGCCCCGGCGGCTGGAGCGGCG CGGCCTTCTGTCCCTGGCACTTCCCGCTCAGCGCCGCCGCGGCCGAGCGCACCCACTGGCAG GCCGCCTCCCGCCCACCGGACCGCAGCGACATGGGGGAAGCATCCGGGGCCCGGGACGCCTTCAGCCACG GTCCCGGATTCTGGTATAGTCCCCGCCGGGTGGAGGAGTCTGTGGAGGATGAAGAGGACGAGCGGATCGGCTTCAGCCAGCACTGGGACGTGTCTAGCGAGGACAGCGACGCGCCTTACAACTTCTGTGGGTTCAAGAAATCCTTCCTGTGCGAGGCCAccctgcccacccacccccagcacagcaTTCACGACATGCCCATGCTGCCCGTGCCCTGGCAGTACTCACTGACGGCCGAG GAAGCAGAGAGGAACGCGCAGGAGCTGGTGGCGGAGGAGGAGCGGAtaaagaggaaggcagagaaaaagaagctgaagaagaag aaacagaaagacCGAAAGAAACGAGAAAAACTGGTACAAGAGCTGCAAAGCAAGCAGGAAACCGAGTTG AATACCTCATCCCTGAGCAGCACTGTGGGCACCAGGCACCCCCAAAACAGCAATGATGAGGAGGGGGAACACTGGCCGGGTCCCAACCCCTCCCCATGCCTTGGGGACAATGCAGCCTCTTCGGGAGAGGAGGGAGGCGGCCAGTCAGCCAGGGCAGAGGAGATGGAG GATGAGCTGGACTTGAGCTGCACCTTCATCTTCAAAGCCCGGCAGAAAGCGGGCGTGAGGCTGCCGGCGCCTGGGAAGGAGAAGCCAGCCAGGATGGATGTCACAGAGCCAGGCAAGAGGGTGCCAGGGAAG GCATCTGAGCCCtcactgccctgcctgcccaagcCCTCGCCGCCTTCCCTGCCCGCCCCACAGGCACCTGAATCTGTGACCCTGGACACGAGCATGGTGGAGCAGAGCCTGATCCTTGCAG GCCGTGGCAACGAGGCTGCCCAGAAGGGCCGCTATGCTGAGGCGGTGCAGGCCTTCACTGAGGCCGTGAAGCTGAACCCCAGGGAGCACCG GCTCTTCGGGAACCGCTCGTACTGCTACGAGAAGCTTCGATGCTACGCGGAGGCGCTCAGGGATGCACAGGTGTCGCTGAGGCTTCAGCCCAGGTGGCTCAAAGGCTTGTTCCGAAAGGGCAAGGCGCTGCGGGGGCTGAAG CGCTACGCCGAGGCCGCCAGCACGTTTGAGGAGCTGCTGCGCCTGGACGGTGCCAATGCCGACGCGGCTGCACAGCTGGAGGCCTGCCGGGCCCTGCTGCGG cagagcagccccGGGGGAGTCCCggtgtccctgtccctgctggaggCTGGGGAGCCACCGCTGCCTTCCTCCG GCGAGTGGGTGAGCGAGAGCTGCGGGGACACGGACACGAGCGACTTTGTGACCGTTGTgagctccaggagccaggcgaaAGGCCAGGGCCGAGCTGTGGCCAGTAGCCAGCAGACGCTGCCTCCGACCCATCCCGCCAG GGACTGCTACCCTCTCTGGGTGGGGAATATCACCCCCAGGATCAGCAAGAAGGTGTTGCAGAACTCCTTCAGCCG GTTTGGGGAGATCCGCTTCATCCGGATGCTGCCAGAGAGACGCTGCGCCTTCATCAACTACGCGCAGAAAAAGGCCGCAGAAATGGCCTATGCAGCCATGCAG GATGCCGAGGTGGAGGGAAGcaggctggtgctgcagctcaAGCACCCCTCCCACGCCACCCCGTCCCCGCAGCGGTACCTGGAGCCCCATGGGGAGGTGCGTGCCCTCCCCCGGGGTCTCCTGTAG
- the TTC31 gene encoding tetratricopeptide repeat protein 31 isoform X2, which yields MGEASGARDAFSHGPGFWYSPRRVEESVEDEEDERIGFSQHWDVSSEDSDAPYNFCGFKKSFLCEATLPTHPQHSIHDMPMLPVPWQYSLTAEEAERNAQELVAEEERIKRKAEKKKLKKKKQKDRKKREKLVQELQSKQETELNTSSLSSTVGTRHPQNSNDEEGEHWPGPNPSPCLGDNAASSGEEGGGQSARAEEMEDELDLSCTFIFKARQKAGVRLPAPGKEKPARMDVTEPGKRVPGKASEPSLPCLPKPSPPSLPAPQAPESVTLDTSMVEQSLILAGRGNEAAQKGRYAEAVQAFTEAVKLNPREHRLFGNRSYCYEKLRCYAEALRDAQVSLRLQPRWLKGLFRKGKALRGLKRYAEAASTFEELLRLDGANADAAAQLEACRALLRQSSPGGVPVSLSLLEAGEPPLPSSGEWVSESCGDTDTSDFVTVVSSRSQAKGQGRAVASSQQTLPPTHPARDCYPLWVGNITPRISKKVLQNSFSRFGEIRFIRMLPERRCAFINYAQKKAAEMAYAAMQDAEVEGSRLVLQLKHPSHATPSPQRYLEPHGEVRALPRGLL from the exons ATGGGGGAAGCATCCGGGGCCCGGGACGCCTTCAGCCACG GTCCCGGATTCTGGTATAGTCCCCGCCGGGTGGAGGAGTCTGTGGAGGATGAAGAGGACGAGCGGATCGGCTTCAGCCAGCACTGGGACGTGTCTAGCGAGGACAGCGACGCGCCTTACAACTTCTGTGGGTTCAAGAAATCCTTCCTGTGCGAGGCCAccctgcccacccacccccagcacagcaTTCACGACATGCCCATGCTGCCCGTGCCCTGGCAGTACTCACTGACGGCCGAG GAAGCAGAGAGGAACGCGCAGGAGCTGGTGGCGGAGGAGGAGCGGAtaaagaggaaggcagagaaaaagaagctgaagaagaag aaacagaaagacCGAAAGAAACGAGAAAAACTGGTACAAGAGCTGCAAAGCAAGCAGGAAACCGAGTTG AATACCTCATCCCTGAGCAGCACTGTGGGCACCAGGCACCCCCAAAACAGCAATGATGAGGAGGGGGAACACTGGCCGGGTCCCAACCCCTCCCCATGCCTTGGGGACAATGCAGCCTCTTCGGGAGAGGAGGGAGGCGGCCAGTCAGCCAGGGCAGAGGAGATGGAG GATGAGCTGGACTTGAGCTGCACCTTCATCTTCAAAGCCCGGCAGAAAGCGGGCGTGAGGCTGCCGGCGCCTGGGAAGGAGAAGCCAGCCAGGATGGATGTCACAGAGCCAGGCAAGAGGGTGCCAGGGAAG GCATCTGAGCCCtcactgccctgcctgcccaagcCCTCGCCGCCTTCCCTGCCCGCCCCACAGGCACCTGAATCTGTGACCCTGGACACGAGCATGGTGGAGCAGAGCCTGATCCTTGCAG GCCGTGGCAACGAGGCTGCCCAGAAGGGCCGCTATGCTGAGGCGGTGCAGGCCTTCACTGAGGCCGTGAAGCTGAACCCCAGGGAGCACCG GCTCTTCGGGAACCGCTCGTACTGCTACGAGAAGCTTCGATGCTACGCGGAGGCGCTCAGGGATGCACAGGTGTCGCTGAGGCTTCAGCCCAGGTGGCTCAAAGGCTTGTTCCGAAAGGGCAAGGCGCTGCGGGGGCTGAAG CGCTACGCCGAGGCCGCCAGCACGTTTGAGGAGCTGCTGCGCCTGGACGGTGCCAATGCCGACGCGGCTGCACAGCTGGAGGCCTGCCGGGCCCTGCTGCGG cagagcagccccGGGGGAGTCCCggtgtccctgtccctgctggaggCTGGGGAGCCACCGCTGCCTTCCTCCG GCGAGTGGGTGAGCGAGAGCTGCGGGGACACGGACACGAGCGACTTTGTGACCGTTGTgagctccaggagccaggcgaaAGGCCAGGGCCGAGCTGTGGCCAGTAGCCAGCAGACGCTGCCTCCGACCCATCCCGCCAG GGACTGCTACCCTCTCTGGGTGGGGAATATCACCCCCAGGATCAGCAAGAAGGTGTTGCAGAACTCCTTCAGCCG GTTTGGGGAGATCCGCTTCATCCGGATGCTGCCAGAGAGACGCTGCGCCTTCATCAACTACGCGCAGAAAAAGGCCGCAGAAATGGCCTATGCAGCCATGCAG GATGCCGAGGTGGAGGGAAGcaggctggtgctgcagctcaAGCACCCCTCCCACGCCACCCCGTCCCCGCAGCGGTACCTGGAGCCCCATGGGGAGGTGCGTGCCCTCCCCCGGGGTCTCCTGTAG